A DNA window from Campylobacter lari contains the following coding sequences:
- a CDS encoding 3'-5' exonuclease: MSQQQIDDLIIKLSKENKPFPWVLKELAKIEELNHYDFDLYIFELLGLGVELNAQNCLCLKSKNTKIKDEIFCVVDIESTGGIKSGQILEIGAVKIQNYKEIDRFESFVKVESIPENITELTGISLDMVENAPSLKAVLNDFKLFLKDSIFVAHNVRFDYHFISKAMYENDFGVLLNRRLCTIDLAKKCIESPKYGLDALKEFLCIESKHHRALSDALAASEILKYCLKKIPFYIKTTEELLHFSKQAKNQTKK, encoded by the coding sequence TTGAGCCAACAACAAATCGATGATTTAATCATCAAACTAAGCAAAGAAAATAAACCTTTTCCTTGGGTTTTAAAAGAACTTGCAAAAATAGAAGAATTAAACCACTATGATTTTGATTTATATATTTTTGAGCTTTTAGGACTAGGGGTAGAGCTTAATGCACAAAATTGTTTGTGTTTAAAAAGTAAAAATACAAAAATAAAAGATGAGATATTTTGTGTTGTAGATATTGAAAGTACTGGCGGGATAAAAAGTGGTCAAATTTTAGAAATAGGTGCTGTAAAAATTCAAAATTATAAAGAAATTGATAGATTTGAGAGTTTTGTAAAAGTAGAAAGCATACCTGAAAATATTACAGAATTAACCGGGATTAGTTTAGATATGGTAGAAAATGCTCCTTCTTTGAAAGCTGTGTTAAATGATTTTAAGTTATTTTTAAAAGATAGCATTTTTGTAGCACACAATGTGCGTTTTGATTATCATTTTATATCTAAAGCTATGTATGAAAATGATTTTGGAGTGCTTTTAAATAGAAGATTGTGTACTATTGATTTAGCTAAAAAATGCATTGAAAGTCCCAAATACGGCCTTGATGCTCTAAAAGAGTTTTTGTGTATTGAAAGTAAGCATCATAGAGCCTTAAGTGATGCTTTGGCTGCAAGTGAAATTTTAAAATACTGTCTTAAAAAAATTCCTTTTTACATTAAAACTACTGAAGAATTGTTACATTTTAGCAAGCAAGCTAAAAATCAAACAAAAAAATAA
- a CDS encoding ammonia-forming cytochrome c nitrite reductase subunit c552, translating into MNNKGILYSAISATIVAIAGVLWLNQDITAKTNDSVGGIISQEIVKLGDENPTFDYWGKNFPDYLDMHTAVEKQTPNATEFGGNLAYSKLIRYPQLTVLWAGYPFSIDANEERGHFWVQVDQMDTARNNKDFLNAHGFTGFGGQPTACMNCHSGWTPWLLNNTAKGDWVAFNSAKYWTMVKTIPAVNGAKENSPEHSGPHGGKRMGVTCADCHNPTDMSLRLTRPALIKALISRGYEADEKQGVKASRSEMRTLVCSQCHVEYYFKPTGTKVKTIGESIANDSSKKWWNGTQKTYDEFDSWRDGNKPIEIEVDGIELAFPWSEWKKGEPFRIEMIDDYYEKNRENFPSDWVHKITKAPMIKIQHPESELYSGGVHAANGVSCADCHMPYIRKGAKKVTNHNITSPLVDINSACKTCHTQSESYLAKQVKDIQNSVAHNLRTAEYSLVSLIKDIETIRAELGKMPKFQTDGKADDAKISTELKEVLELHRKSQIRADFVGAENSTGFHNPREASRMLLQSVDMSRQGQTKLAEIAAKNGIKDFKTSNLGFEDIQKLNPGEIHYKVDLNGNKAGDRYYKHQEVNGNPPAKLLEDDKNLKPYNYKVID; encoded by the coding sequence ATGAATAACAAAGGCATTTTATATAGTGCTATAAGTGCTACTATAGTAGCTATTGCAGGTGTATTATGGCTTAATCAGGACATTACAGCTAAAACAAATGATTCAGTAGGTGGGATCATTTCACAAGAAATTGTAAAACTTGGTGATGAAAATCCTACTTTTGATTACTGGGGAAAGAACTTTCCTGATTATTTAGACATGCACACAGCAGTAGAAAAACAAACACCTAATGCAACAGAATTTGGTGGAAATTTAGCTTATTCAAAGCTTATTCGCTATCCACAACTAACTGTTCTTTGGGCAGGTTATCCATTTAGCATTGATGCAAATGAAGAAAGAGGACACTTTTGGGTTCAAGTAGATCAAATGGATACAGCTAGAAATAATAAAGATTTCTTAAATGCACATGGTTTTACAGGATTTGGCGGTCAACCAACAGCTTGTATGAACTGCCATAGCGGATGGACTCCATGGCTTTTAAACAACACTGCAAAAGGTGATTGGGTAGCATTTAACTCTGCAAAATATTGGACTATGGTTAAAACTATCCCAGCTGTAAATGGAGCTAAAGAAAACTCACCTGAACACAGCGGTCCTCATGGTGGAAAAAGAATGGGTGTAACATGCGCAGATTGCCACAACCCAACAGATATGAGTTTAAGACTTACAAGACCAGCTTTAATTAAAGCATTAATTTCAAGAGGTTATGAAGCAGACGAAAAACAAGGTGTTAAAGCTTCAAGAAGCGAAATGAGAACTTTAGTATGCTCTCAATGTCATGTTGAATACTACTTCAAACCAACAGGCACTAAAGTGAAAACTATAGGCGAAAGTATTGCTAATGATAGTTCTAAAAAATGGTGGAATGGCACTCAAAAAACTTATGATGAGTTTGATTCTTGGAGAGATGGTAACAAGCCAATTGAAATCGAAGTTGATGGTATAGAGCTAGCATTTCCATGGAGTGAGTGGAAAAAAGGCGAGCCATTTAGAATAGAAATGATTGATGATTATTATGAAAAAAATAGAGAAAATTTTCCAAGTGATTGGGTTCATAAAATCACAAAAGCGCCAATGATTAAAATTCAACACCCAGAAAGCGAACTTTATAGTGGTGGAGTGCATGCTGCAAATGGTGTAAGTTGTGCAGATTGTCATATGCCTTATATTAGAAAAGGTGCAAAAAAAGTTACTAACCACAATATTACTTCACCTTTAGTTGATATTAACTCAGCTTGTAAAACTTGTCACACTCAAAGCGAAAGCTATCTAGCTAAACAAGTAAAAGATATTCAAAATTCAGTAGCCCATAATTTAAGAACAGCTGAATATTCTTTAGTAAGCTTGATTAAAGATATAGAAACTATTCGTGCAGAACTTGGAAAAATGCCTAAATTTCAAACTGATGGCAAAGCAGATGATGCTAAAATTTCGACTGAATTAAAAGAAGTATTAGAACTACATAGAAAATCTCAAATTAGAGCGGACTTTGTAGGTGCTGAAAACTCAACAGGTTTCCACAATCCTAGAGAAGCTTCGAGAATGCTTTTACAATCAGTTGATATGTCAAGACAAGGACAAACTAAGCTAGCAGAAATTGCAGCCAAAAATGGCATTAAAGATTTCAAAACTTCAAATTTAGGTTTTGAAGATATTCAAAAATTAAATCCAGGTGAAATTCACTATAAAGTAGATCTAAATGGTAATAAAGCAGGTGATCGCTACTATAAACACCAAGAAGTAAATGGTAATCCACCAGCAAAACTTCTTGAAGATGATAAAAATCTAAAACCTTATAATTATAAAGTAATAGATTAA
- a CDS encoding RNA degradosome polyphosphate kinase, whose protein sequence is MQIQPSMYINRELSWLAFNSRVLDQCSKDLPLLEKLKFIAIYCTNLDEFYMIRVAGLKQLFVAGISTTSNDEMTPLAQLKAIRNYLHEEKYVVEQYFTKITQDLEKENLFIRSYEELDEDLKQQCNEHFFSNIFPVIVPIAVDATHPFPHLNNLSFSLAVKLCDPMHPELLKFGMIRIPRVLPRFYQVSSNIYVPIESIVRYHTEHIFPGYKLLSSAAFRVTRNADMEIEEEEADDFMLILEQGLKLRRKGAFIRLQIEKGADEQLIEFLSSHMNIFHKDIYEYNILLNLASLWQIISNKEFTHLLNPMYTPKILPPFGDNVSIFSAIDKQDILAIQPYESFEPVYQFIKEASKDPKVVSIRMTLYRVEKNSNIVQALIDAASDGKQVTVMVELKARFDEENNLHWAKSLENAGAHVVYGITGFKVHAKVAQVIRKEGDKLKIYNHLSTGNYNASSAKIYTDVSYFTSKEEYSQDTTTFFHILSGYSKSRRLKTLSMSPKQIKERILDMIATEASYGKDGVIIAKMNALVDGDVIKALYEASNKGVKIDLIVRGICCLRPGVKGYSENIRVRSIVGKYLEHARILYFKHTTPNYFISSADWMPRNLERRLELMTPIFDEHSRAKLAQILKLQLSDNDLAYELDNEGRYRKVVLNETEKINNSQQTLEEYISRIFNTLKKDTDHSRATHLATKLFRDS, encoded by the coding sequence ATGCAAATTCAACCATCAATGTATATTAACAGAGAACTTTCTTGGCTTGCGTTTAATTCTCGTGTTTTAGATCAATGCTCTAAAGATCTTCCTTTGCTTGAAAAACTTAAATTTATTGCTATATACTGTACAAATTTAGATGAGTTTTATATGATAAGAGTGGCTGGATTAAAACAACTTTTTGTGGCAGGAATAAGCACAACAAGCAATGATGAAATGACTCCTCTTGCGCAACTTAAAGCTATTAGAAATTATCTACATGAAGAAAAATATGTAGTAGAGCAGTATTTTACTAAAATTACCCAAGATTTAGAAAAAGAAAATTTGTTTATTCGCTCATACGAAGAACTTGATGAGGATTTAAAACAGCAATGTAATGAGCATTTTTTTTCTAATATTTTTCCTGTGATAGTTCCAATTGCAGTTGATGCAACTCATCCTTTTCCGCATTTAAATAACCTTTCATTTTCTTTAGCGGTAAAACTTTGTGATCCTATGCACCCTGAACTTTTAAAATTTGGCATGATACGCATACCTAGGGTTTTACCAAGATTTTATCAAGTAAGTTCTAATATTTATGTGCCTATAGAAAGTATAGTACGCTATCATACTGAGCATATTTTTCCTGGCTACAAGCTCTTATCTTCTGCTGCTTTTAGAGTAACTAGAAATGCAGATATGGAAATAGAAGAAGAAGAAGCTGATGATTTTATGTTGATTTTAGAGCAGGGTTTAAAACTTCGTAGAAAAGGTGCTTTTATACGCTTGCAAATAGAAAAAGGCGCAGATGAGCAGTTGATTGAATTTTTAAGTTCTCATATGAATATTTTTCATAAAGATATTTATGAGTATAATATACTTTTAAATTTAGCTTCATTATGGCAAATCATTTCCAACAAAGAATTTACACATTTGCTAAATCCTATGTATACACCAAAAATTTTACCACCTTTTGGGGATAATGTATCTATATTTAGTGCAATAGATAAACAAGATATTTTGGCTATACAGCCTTATGAGAGTTTTGAGCCTGTATATCAATTTATCAAAGAGGCAAGTAAAGATCCTAAGGTTGTTTCTATAAGAATGACTCTTTATAGAGTAGAAAAAAATTCAAACATAGTTCAAGCTTTAATTGATGCAGCAAGCGATGGCAAACAAGTTACTGTAATGGTAGAATTAAAAGCGCGTTTTGATGAGGAAAATAACTTGCATTGGGCAAAATCATTAGAAAATGCAGGGGCTCATGTGGTATATGGAATCACTGGTTTTAAGGTGCATGCAAAAGTAGCTCAAGTGATTAGAAAAGAAGGGGATAAATTAAAAATTTATAATCATTTAAGTACGGGTAATTACAATGCAAGTTCAGCTAAAATTTATACTGATGTGAGTTATTTTACTTCAAAAGAAGAATATTCTCAAGATACTACAACTTTTTTTCACATACTTTCAGGATATAGCAAAAGTCGTCGTTTAAAGACTTTATCAATGAGTCCAAAGCAAATCAAAGAAAGAATTTTAGATATGATAGCTACTGAAGCAAGCTATGGAAAAGATGGAGTAATCATAGCCAAAATGAATGCTTTGGTAGATGGTGATGTGATTAAAGCTTTATATGAGGCTTCAAATAAAGGTGTTAAAATAGATCTTATTGTGCGTGGAATTTGTTGTTTAAGACCTGGAGTAAAAGGATATAGTGAAAATATAAGAGTCAGAAGTATAGTGGGAAAATATTTAGAGCATGCTAGAATTTTATATTTTAAACATACAACACCAAATTATTTTATTTCAAGCGCTGATTGGATGCCAAGAAATTTAGAAAGAAGACTAGAATTAATGACTCCTATTTTTGATGAGCATTCTCGTGCAAAATTGGCTCAAATTTTAAAACTACAATTAAGCGACAATGATTTAGCTTATGAGTTAGACAACGAGGGAAGATATCGTAAGGTTGTTTTAAATGAGACAGAAAAAATCAACAATTCTCAACAAACTTTAGAAGAGTATATTAGTAGAATTTTTAATACCTTGAAAAAAGATACTGATCACAGCAGGGCGACGCACTTAGCAACGAAGCTTTTTAGAGATAGCTAA
- a CDS encoding YdcH family protein — MLHEFRDLITELKGKDMHFDKLFEEHNKLDHKIKDAEEGRIHLDSLEIANLKKEKLKLKDELNTYLSNYKK, encoded by the coding sequence ATGCTACATGAATTTAGGGATTTAATCACCGAGTTAAAAGGCAAGGATATGCATTTTGATAAGTTGTTTGAAGAGCACAACAAACTTGATCACAAAATCAAAGATGCAGAAGAAGGTAGAATTCATCTAGATAGCTTAGAAATAGCAAATCTAAAGAAAGAAAAGTTAAAATTAAAGGATGAATTAAATACTTATTTATCAAATTATAAAAAATAA
- a CDS encoding potassium channel family protein: MSFLKKLQKFLNWSPSPKPSINLNEELYEQLRFLRIPLIAVVIMTLIGAFGYMLTSNYNLNDAIYQAGMTFTTLGYTEVNPIPTAGRIFTVIYVLLTFTIFTFCMGLVIEIVKKGILSKIIKERRMLHKVARLKNHFVICYHNDFTIELAQQFKENHIPFVVVDEIENFSEIAEKYNYPYYIESAPHTNIAFLKTNLSSAKGVITLSNNIADNIAIIASVRLFEKELQRINPYFILASSSNEDETEKLKKLGANSIVSATKLVAQRLSAMSARPDMENLLENYLYKKNSPIDLEEVKIPDESWVRFKRLKEIHLRDMANVSIVGILENKKFTPMPRGDTLIGTGAKLLIVGTADSIKIAKKIIKNKQKPDELKYI; encoded by the coding sequence ATGTCTTTTTTGAAAAAGCTACAAAAATTCCTCAATTGGTCCCCTTCTCCAAAACCTTCAATCAACCTCAATGAAGAGCTTTACGAGCAACTTAGATTTTTAAGAATTCCTCTTATTGCTGTCGTAATAATGACACTAATTGGAGCTTTTGGTTATATGCTTACAAGTAATTATAATCTCAATGATGCTATTTACCAAGCTGGTATGACATTTACCACTTTAGGCTACACTGAAGTCAATCCCATACCAACAGCGGGTAGAATTTTTACCGTTATATATGTATTATTAACTTTTACAATATTTACTTTTTGCATGGGTTTAGTGATAGAAATAGTAAAAAAAGGAATCTTGTCTAAAATAATCAAGGAGAGAAGAATGCTTCATAAAGTTGCAAGATTAAAAAATCATTTTGTAATATGCTATCACAATGATTTTACCATAGAACTAGCACAGCAATTCAAAGAAAATCACATTCCTTTTGTTGTTGTTGATGAAATAGAAAATTTTAGCGAGATAGCTGAAAAATATAATTATCCTTATTATATAGAAAGTGCTCCACATACAAATATAGCCTTTTTAAAGACCAATCTTTCTAGCGCAAAAGGTGTAATTACTCTTAGCAATAACATAGCAGATAATATAGCCATCATTGCTTCAGTGAGATTGTTTGAAAAAGAATTACAAAGAATCAATCCTTATTTTATACTAGCTAGCTCAAGCAATGAAGACGAAACTGAAAAACTAAAAAAACTTGGAGCAAATTCCATAGTTTCTGCTACAAAATTGGTCGCACAAAGACTTAGTGCTATGTCAGCAAGACCTGATATGGAAAATTTATTAGAAAATTATCTTTACAAAAAAAATAGCCCTATTGATTTAGAAGAGGTTAAAATTCCTGACGAGTCATGGGTAAGATTTAAAAGACTAAAAGAAATCCATTTAAGAGATATGGCAAATGTTAGCATAGTAGGAATTTTGGAAAATAAAAAATTTACCCCTATGCCAAGAGGAGACACTTTAATAGGCACTGGTGCAAAATTGTTAATCGTTGGTACAGCAGATAGTATAAAAATAGCTAAAAAGATTATTAAAAATAAACAAAAACCTGACGAGTTAAAATACATTTAA
- the rpe gene encoding ribulose-phosphate 3-epimerase has translation MYVAPSLLSANFLNLENEIKEVSQAGADLLHIDVMDGHFVPNLTFGPCVIENISKITSVPLDVHLMVHNVSSFVDLFIPIKPKFISFHLEAENHPIRVCEYIRKNGIHPAIVLNPHTPVSSIEHILEFVDMVLLMSVNPGFGGQSFLPLVYNKIRQLREMIDKKNLKVFIEVDGGVNGLNAPDLDEAGADILVAGSYIFSSQDKKTAINSLKLEF, from the coding sequence ATGTATGTAGCGCCAAGTTTATTGTCTGCAAATTTTTTAAACTTAGAAAATGAGATTAAAGAAGTATCTCAAGCGGGAGCTGATTTGTTGCACATTGATGTGATGGATGGACATTTTGTGCCAAATCTTACTTTTGGTCCTTGTGTGATTGAAAATATTTCAAAAATTACTTCAGTACCTTTAGATGTGCATTTAATGGTGCATAATGTTAGTAGTTTTGTAGATTTATTTATACCTATAAAACCAAAATTTATTAGTTTTCATTTAGAAGCTGAAAACCATCCTATTAGGGTGTGTGAGTATATAAGAAAAAACGGCATTCATCCTGCTATTGTATTAAATCCACATACTCCAGTTTCAAGCATAGAACATATTTTAGAATTTGTAGATATGGTGCTTTTAATGAGTGTTAATCCAGGCTTTGGCGGGCAAAGTTTTTTACCTTTGGTGTATAATAAAATTCGCCAGTTAAGAGAAATGATAGATAAAAAAAATCTTAAAGTTTTTATAGAGGTTGATGGTGGGGTAAATGGCTTAAATGCACCTGATTTGGATGAAGCAGGAGCTGATATTTTAGTCGCGGGTAGTTATATTTTTTCTTCGCAAGATAAAAAAACAGCAATTAATTCTTTAAAGCTTGAATTTTGA
- a CDS encoding CZB domain-containing protein, producing the protein MVKFSSNFAQLISNANSTSSHAKSITSEIFISLAKLDHIAFKLNGYNEIIHASGKTLSDHLSCRLAKWIAGIGKERFSGGRTFGKLNLPHQKVHENMNQAVALAHNEDTSDKLVQNQILDKCSNAEKASEDLFGIFKEMLDEKDLNIENKEEK; encoded by the coding sequence ATAGTAAAATTCTCTAGTAATTTTGCTCAATTAATTTCTAATGCAAATTCAACTAGTTCTCACGCTAAAAGCATTACCTCTGAAATATTCATATCACTAGCAAAACTAGATCATATTGCATTTAAATTAAATGGATATAATGAAATTATTCATGCTTCAGGAAAAACTTTATCTGATCATTTAAGTTGCAGACTTGCAAAATGGATTGCTGGTATTGGCAAGGAAAGATTTTCTGGCGGAAGAACTTTTGGTAAGTTAAATTTACCACATCAAAAAGTACATGAAAATATGAACCAAGCCGTTGCTTTAGCACATAATGAAGATACAAGTGATAAACTAGTACAAAATCAAATTTTAGATAAATGCTCTAATGCTGAAAAGGCTTCTGAAGATTTATTTGGAATCTTTAAAGAAATGCTTGATGAAAAAGATCTAAATATTGAAAATAAAGAGGAAAAATAA
- the rpmB gene encoding 50S ribosomal protein L28, whose product MSRICQITGKGPMVGNNVSHANNKTKRRFLPNLRTVRITLEDGTTRKVRVAASTLRTLKKQSSK is encoded by the coding sequence ATGTCAAGAATTTGCCAAATTACAGGAAAAGGACCTATGGTAGGTAACAATGTTAGCCATGCTAACAACAAAACTAAAAGACGCTTTTTGCCAAATTTAAGAACAGTTCGTATTACTTTAGAAGATGGAACTACTAGAAAAGTTAGAGTTGCTGCTTCAACTTTAAGAACACTTAAAAAACAGAGTAGCAAATAA
- the nrfH gene encoding cytochrome c nitrite reductase small subunit, producing the protein MKKANSKLFAVFLFLLVILAGVGMYTFHNAKGTSYFSDASESCNNCHIMNEVYNDYLKASHSKEVDGKPRATCNDCHLPHSFFEKWIAKAQSGLGHAYAFTFKLDSLPTHLSANAKSKEIVQNNCIECHKEIASNTINPTLDPHKDNALSCVSCHQGVGHKRGF; encoded by the coding sequence TTGAAAAAAGCAAACTCAAAACTTTTTGCTGTTTTCCTCTTCTTACTTGTAATTTTAGCAGGAGTTGGAATGTATACTTTCCATAATGCTAAGGGCACTTCTTATTTTAGCGATGCTAGTGAAAGCTGTAATAATTGCCATATTATGAACGAGGTTTATAATGATTATTTAAAAGCTTCGCACTCTAAAGAAGTTGATGGTAAACCAAGAGCAACCTGTAATGATTGCCATTTGCCACATAGCTTTTTTGAAAAATGGATTGCTAAAGCTCAAAGTGGCTTAGGACATGCTTATGCATTTACTTTCAAACTAGATTCTTTACCTACACATTTGAGTGCAAATGCAAAAAGTAAAGAAATAGTCCAAAATAACTGTATAGAATGTCACAAAGAAATTGCGAGTAACACTATCAACCCTACCCTAGATCCACATAAAGATAATGCTTTAAGTTGTGTATCTTGCCACCAAGGTGTTGGTCATAAGAGAGGATTTTAA
- the thiC gene encoding phosphomethylpyrimidine synthase ThiC, which yields MKTQMSYAKEGIFTKQMQIVAQKEQVSEGFLLENIACGKIIIPANINHKALDPNGIGYGLKTKVNVNLGVSNDCVDYSEEMKKVELAHKFNIEAIMDLSNYGKTSRFRDELIATSKAMIGTVPVYDAVGFLEKDLKDIKAKDFLDVVYHHAKSGVDFMTIHAGINSRAARVFKECDRITNIVSRGGSVLYAWMQMNDAENPFYEYYDDLLAICKEFDVTLSLGDALRPGCTHDASDGAQIAELIELSLLTKRAWTQDVQVMIEGPGHMAINEIEANMQLEKRICNGAPFYVLGPLVTDIGAGYDHISGAIGGAVAAAAGADILCYVTPAEHLRLPNLEDVRDGIVATKIAAHAGDIAKLPKERKIDDEMSKARQDIDWEKMFKLTIDGEKAKKMFNERKPEELNSCSMCGKMCAMNTMNKILKGEDVSLIKE from the coding sequence ATGAAAACTCAAATGTCTTATGCAAAAGAAGGAATTTTCACAAAGCAAATGCAAATTGTTGCACAAAAAGAACAAGTAAGTGAAGGTTTTTTACTTGAAAATATAGCATGTGGAAAAATCATCATTCCTGCAAATATCAACCATAAAGCATTAGATCCAAATGGTATTGGTTATGGACTTAAAACAAAGGTAAATGTGAATTTAGGTGTTTCAAATGATTGTGTAGATTATAGTGAAGAGATGAAAAAGGTAGAATTGGCTCACAAATTTAATATAGAAGCTATTATGGATCTTAGTAATTATGGTAAAACTAGTCGTTTTAGAGATGAGCTAATTGCTACTTCAAAAGCTATGATAGGTACTGTGCCTGTTTATGATGCGGTAGGTTTTTTAGAAAAAGATTTAAAAGATATTAAAGCAAAAGATTTTTTAGATGTAGTATATCATCATGCTAAAAGTGGAGTGGATTTTATGACAATTCACGCAGGGATAAATTCTCGTGCTGCTAGGGTTTTTAAAGAGTGTGATAGGATTACTAATATAGTTTCAAGAGGAGGTTCAGTTCTTTATGCTTGGATGCAAATGAATGATGCTGAAAATCCATTCTATGAATATTATGATGATTTGCTTGCTATATGTAAGGAATTTGATGTGACACTTTCTTTGGGTGATGCACTAAGACCTGGTTGTACTCATGATGCAAGTGATGGAGCTCAAATTGCTGAACTTATAGAACTTTCATTGCTAACCAAAAGAGCATGGACTCAAGATGTACAAGTGATGATAGAAGGACCCGGTCATATGGCTATTAACGAAATAGAAGCTAATATGCAACTTGAAAAAAGAATTTGCAATGGAGCTCCATTTTATGTTTTAGGACCATTAGTTACTGATATAGGTGCAGGATATGATCATATAAGTGGAGCAATTGGTGGAGCAGTTGCAGCAGCAGCTGGTGCTGATATACTTTGTTATGTAACTCCTGCTGAACATTTAAGACTTCCAAATTTAGAAGATGTAAGAGATGGTATAGTAGCAACTAAAATAGCAGCTCATGCAGGAGATATAGCCAAGCTTCCCAAAGAAAGAAAAATAGATGATGAAATGAGTAAAGCAAGACAAGATATTGATTGGGAAAAAATGTTTAAATTAACAATTGATGGAGAAAAGGCTAAGAAAATGTTTAATGAAAGAAAGCCTGAAGAACTTAATTCTTGTTCAATGTGTGGAAAAATGTGTGCTATGAACACTATGAATAAAATTTTAAAAGGTGAGGATGTAAGTTTGATAAAAGAATAA